The DNA segment AGCAGCAGCTTGCACTGCTCTCCCCAGTGTCCTTCACTGGCAGAGATGATGATAACAAGCCAGAGGGGACTGACCTGGCCAGGCTGCTCGTAGATTGTTTGAAGTGCAGAGATGTACAAACCTATAGGAAGGAAGTGGCCAGGCCTGGGGGAAGCTCATATGGCAGCTGCCACCAGTCCCTTTGAGCTTGGGAAACACCAGCACACATGGGTGGGCTCCTGGTTTCATTCCAGCACAGTTTAGTTTCTAAAAAAGGACTgttcaaaatttatttattgttgGTTTATCCACTGCATCCTCCTGCAGAATCAGCAATGGGAAAGGACAAGCACAGGTATCCAAAGGAGCCTCAAGACTAAAATACTGAAGGTCAGAAAAGCTCAGCCATTCCTTTTACAAAATATCTTCCCTCTATGGGTTTTGGAAATCAGGATTACAAGGAAAGAGAGATaccatttgaaaacaaaatataggTGCACACTGTATTAAAGCTATTTATATCCTGATTaaactgaggcagcagcttTGTCAATAAACTGAGCCAGCTTCACATCTCTCTTGGTCAGCCCACCGCAGTCATGGGAAATCAGAGTTATCTGAACCTGtcacaaaggaaaagaaggaggtTACAAAGGCATTTTGATCTCTGACATGCAGGCAGAACAGCAGTTCATTGGGAACGTTGTGTCTCTCTGCAGTGAGCTGGTTTTACTTGGTGCTCCTGGCAAGCACCAAGCTGGACCCTCCCTGCTCATGTAAACCAGAAGATGCTTTAGGTGAGGAGGCTTTACAGAACCTGGAATCTCACCAGATGAACCCTTCTGCAGAATAACACAGGCTTTGTATTCTTGGGTTTCATCCAAGAGGAGGTATCTGATTAAATAATTCACTCTTTACATTTAAATTCCATGGATCAGTTTCATGAAGAACCTGGGAATGTGACCAAGCTGCCAAGAGCTGGGTTAGGGGCTCATATTTTGTTAAGAACCAGCATCCCAAAGGTGAAAAAATTCTTAAGCTTGGTgcagattaattaaaaaaaacataggTGACACAGCTGCCTCACAGGTCTGTTTAGACTGAGCCAGATGACAAGCTGGGCATTATTTTGTCCTGCCTTTGACTGAGATTTTGTGAAgactcaaaaggaaaaaaaagacaaattctgAATATCCTAGAAATCCAAGAGAATCAGGAAGAGTGGGTGatcaggtttttttcccaggcatCATTTAATGTCCTCTGAACAGGGTGACATGAAGGGCTGATGAGTAAGAGTCTCTGCTGGGAGTTTCAGCTGCAAGGAGAGGTGGGATGTCCTGCTCTGAGGATGATGGTCTGAGCTACAGGCTGCTTGTCCACATGTCCTTTCTTCTGGTACGTTTTTAGTGGGATTGGCACATATTTACTAAATGCTACAACAAACAATGTGATACAATGCAATGAGAAGtattacaaaataaaactgaaggGAGAGCAATAATTTCTCCCTTCACACAGCACCTTTCATTCGAGGGTTGCAGTAATCCTTGTAACCCTTGTAAATACGAGACCACCATCAGTTAGGTAATATTATAAATAAACTTTATAAGCTGCTATGTTGAGACATAGGAGcctacaatttttaaaaaatcagatctGAATTGAGACTGCCAGGCTCCCATTTAGGTACCAACTGTCTGCTACCCTACACTGCTGAGTTCCTGACCTGCTGCACAGACAGGAATGAGAGCTGGTGAGTAGTTTTAAAACAGTCATTTATTCAGGTTGGCTAAATAAAGTTTAAAggcttctgttttatttttagatcTCAGCCAGAGAGGTGAAGCCACAGGCCCCAACCATACAGCTGGCAGCAGGCGCAAAGGGCTTCATTCTTGATTCCTCACCACTGCAAATCTCAGCATCTCTTTAAATTCTCCAATCTCTTTATAGAGACACTTCTCATTCCCTTACCTTGTAGACAAGCAACAAATAAAGGCAGAGAGAATGGGCTGGTGGTTTGGTCTCCTTAACTCTACTGCAGTGTGAATAACTAGGGCTGAACGTGTTACCTTGCTGTAGACATTAAACCATTCCGGGTGGTGATTCATCTTCTCTGCTTGTAGAGCAACACGTGTCATAAATCCAAAAGCCTAGGGAAACAGAGAGCAAAGAGGAAAATGCTCTTCTACCAACCAGGATTGGCAGTGGATTGGCAAGATTCACTTAAAAATCTCAAAATGTCCTCAAGATGCCCCAGATGGCTGCACCTTGGGTTTTGTGTGCTAGGGGCATTTGAACTTCTTATGCCACTGGA comes from the Lonchura striata isolate bLonStr1 chromosome 15, bLonStr1.mat, whole genome shotgun sequence genome and includes:
- the PCBD2 gene encoding pterin-4-alpha-carbinolamine dehydratase 2 isoform X3, translating into MPSTRSSISKILIRFAVSLRWNLGEKSQTEHVMAFGFMTRVALQAEKMNHHPEWFNVYSKVQITLISHDCGGLTKRDVKLAQFIDKAAASV
- the PCBD2 gene encoding pterin-4-alpha-carbinolamine dehydratase 2 isoform X5; amino-acid sequence: MAFGFMTRVALQAEKMNHHPEWFNVYSKVQITLISHDCGGLTKRDVKLAQFIDKAAASV
- the PCBD2 gene encoding pterin-4-alpha-carbinolamine dehydratase 2 isoform X6, which encodes MTRVALQAEKMNHHPEWFNVYSKVQITLISHDCGGLTKRDVKLAQFIDKAAASV